The Deinococcus malanensis genomic interval AGCACAATTCACCTCCAAAAGTGAATGTGGTCATAGGAATTTGGAACTCTGATTGCGTTCGGCAGCACAGCACGATAAAATTTTGGTGTTTTCTGTACAGTGTAATATCTTTGAGTCATGGCTTATATCTACAATGCCAGCCTTTATTGTTAATAACAAAGCCTTACATCAGTCATGGGCTCATCTGCAGCGACAAGTCGAATATATCTGCCATGGATGATTCCAGACACCAGAAAGTATTTTGTCCGCCTAAGCAAGTATTCAGCTGGGATTCAGCCCAACATCTAATTCGGTTCAAGAAGCCCGTGCTGGACCGTTACATCCCGCCATGTATCTACCGTTATCCACTCCTGATCTACTTATTGTTTTGCGAGAAACCTCACCCTTTATAGATAACCACACTAAATTGATAACACCTTTTTCCGCTCTGCATTTAGTGTGGAGTGATGAATAGCTCTGGGGAAACGAAAGGCCATCAACCTGACCCCACCTCTTGGATGAAAGTACTGGCACGTCTCGGCTATTTCGTGAAAGGAATGGTTTACATCACGCTTGGCGTGCTCACCGCCAAGGCGGCAATCCTGGTGACGATCCACCCGCCAGGAACCCGTGGCGTTCTCGAAATGATTGGGGAGGACCTGTTCGGACAGGTAACCCTGGCCATCACCGCCGCTGGCTTGTTCGGGTACGCCCTGTGGCAAGGCTTCCGGGCCACTGTGAACCCCGAGCGGTACCCCCGCACCCTGAAAGGGGTCGCCAAGCGCCTCGGTCTGCTCCTGAGTGCAGGTGCCTACGCCAGCCTGACCTACTTTGCAACCGTCCTGGTCCTGTTCGATAGTCCAGACCGCCAGAACCTGAATGCCGAGGATGACTGGACAGAATGGCTGCTCTCCCTGCCCTTCGGACAGCTCCTCGTCGGACTTGGTGGCCTCGTCGTGGTGGCTGTCGCCCTGAACCTGTGCTACGTGGCGTACTCCGGCATGTTCATGAAGCGTCTGGAACTGGTAGGCGGCCATGAAACGCAGCGGCGCCTCATCACGACCATTGGCCGCCTTGGCATCGCTGCACGAGGCCTGGTGATCGGAATCGTCGGTATCTTCTTTATTCAGGCCGCGTGGGATTTCAGTCCGGAGAGAGCAGGAGGGCTCAGGGAAGCCCTGCGGGCCGTGGAGAATGGTCCATATGGACAGTGGCTCTTAAGCTTCATAGCGGTCGGGCTCGTCGCCTTTGGCCTCTACGAGTTGCTTCGCAGCCGGTACCGGAGGATCCCAGTGGACACGTAAATGGGCCACCCGCCGCTCTTCTCTCAATCACCTAGAGGGCCCCATGGTGTCAACGGTCCAGGAATTACGTGGCCCATGACCTGAACTCGGGGCAGAGTCCAGAGTGCTACTTGTGGTCGTCCTGCCGAAGCGGGGAAGTGAGGGTACGCTCAGGTCTCGCGCTTGAGGGTGACCTCAACCCGTGTTCCCTGACCTTCCCCGCTTTTCAACTCGATGCGGCCCCCATGCTGCTCCACAATCCAGGCCGCAATCGGCAGGCCAAGACCAGTCCCGCCAGGATCCCGACCCCGTCCTGGATCCGCCCGGTAGAACCGCTCAAAGACGTGCGCCTGATCGGCGGCCGGAATGCCCGCCCCTTCATCCTGGACCACCAGCAGGACATGGTTCTGGTCTTCTAGGACGATGAGGTCGACAGACCGGCCTGCGGGCGTGAATTTCAGAGCATTGTCCAGCAGGATCAGAATGAGTTGCCGGAGTCGGTCGGGATCACCGCAGACACGAACACCAGGTGCGACGGTGGCCTGAACGACCTGCCCACCCGCCAGGCGTTGGGCGTTCCTGAAGGCTTCAAGCGCAATCCTGGAGAGGTCCAGGGGTGCGGCGCGGAAGGGCACCCCGGCATCCCGCCGGGCGAGGAGGAGCATGTCCGAGACGAGCCGGGCAAGCCTCGTGGTTTCCTTTTCAACGTCGCTCAGCATCTCGTGCTTCTCCTGAGGGTCCATGTCGGGATGCAGTCTCAGGAGTTCCAGGTTGCCCTGCATGATGGTCAACGGCGCACGAAGTTCGTGGGAAGCGTCCGCCAGGAAGCGCTGCTGAACCTGAGATGACGCCTGGAGACTGCCGAGCATCTCGTTGAACGTCAGGGCGAGTCGCCCGAGTTCATCCGGGTGTTCCACCGGACCGACGCGGCGAGAGAGGTCGCCAGACTGCGCGATGTCCCCAGCCGTACTGGTCAGGCGAGCGACAGGTGCCAGGGCCCGCTTGGCAATGCTTCCTCCCAGGCCGATGACAGCGATCAGCGAAACCGCCCCCAGGGAGAACAGCAGATTTCTCAGGTCCCGGACCGCACGGTCGAGCGGTCCGAGAGGAGTGAGCGCTTCCACGAACCCGTGGAGGCGGTCCTCTTTTTTTAAGGGGAGTACATACTGCCGCCAGCGTTCACCCTTGACCATGAGGATTCCGAACGCGTTCCTGCTGGACTGCACTGGGTTCGCACGAAGGGCAGGCACCAGGGCTGCCGCTGAATCGTAAGCGGGTCCGGCGGGCGCAGTGATGGTCGCTCGAGGTGATGCTGGGGGCACCTGCTCCGCGCCCGGCGTGGCCTGCACGAGACGTTCGTTAGCGTTGTACAGCCGGAGGACGATATTGGCACTATCTGGTTTTGTGTCCAGGATGTACGACCGACCCGCGCCCAGCACGCCTGCAGCGACGTGCCGGGCACTGAGCCTGAGAACCTGATCCTGAGCGACGTACTGACTCCGCGTGAAGAGGGCGTAGCTGAAGAACGCCATGAGGAACAGAGCTGTGGCGCTGAGAATGCCGTACCACAGGGCGAGACGCAGGCGGATGGAGACAACGTTACTAGGCACGCAGCACGTAGCCCGCTCCGCGGATGGTGTGAATCACACGGGATTCGTCGTTCACCTCCAGTTTCTGGCGGAGCTGCTTGACGTACACCTCCACGATATTGTCATCCCCGTCGTAGTCCGGGTCCCACGCCTGGCTCAGGAGCATGGATTTGCTCATCACGCGTTCTGGCTGCTCAACAAAGACCCGCAGGACCTTGAATTCCTGTGCGGTCAGGATCACTTCCCGTTCGCCTTGCCAGACCTGATGCTTCGTGACGTCTACGACGATATTGCCGAAGGACAGCACGTCAGCCGTCCCGCCTTCAGAGCGGCGCAGCAGGGCACGAATACGGGCACGCAGAATCTCGAACGTGAAGGGTTTGACCACATAATCATCGGCCCCAGCCTCCAGCCCGCCCACCTGGTCCTCCGCCGCGTCCCTCGCGGTTAACAGGATCACGCAAAGCTGTGGATCTTCGGCACGCAAACGCCAGAGGACCTGCAGGCCGTCCATGTTCGGCATCATTACGTCGAGGACCACCAGATCCGGAGGATGAGTACGTGCGATTTCGAGGGCTTCCTCTCCTGATCCGGCCACATTCACCGTATAACCGTCGTAGGCGAGGCCCCGGCGCAGCATACTCGTGATGCCTGGATCATCATCGACCACCAGGATTCGCTGCATCAGATCAACCCTCCAAGGTATTTGACCTTCAGTTTACTCCTGTTCACGCAGACACCACGAACGGTTCAGCCGGGCTTCAACTTGAAAACAGTCCAACTTCAGGGCACGGAACTACTGTGGCCGTGGTCTTCAGGAGCAGGCTGCATTCGCACCTGAAATCCACCCGTGTGGGCTCCGACTCACCTGACCTCCCTGGAAAGGCCAGGCCTCTGGTCGGGACCCCTGGGATTAACCTCCTGACGCCACCGTGGCACAGGTGGGTTGCCTGGAGGCCAGGGCGCAAGCATCGTTCGGGTCCAAGCAGGGGGCCTGAGCGGCACCAGAACCCAGCTGAATGACGCGGAGGACCTTTTGGAAGGGGGATCTTCCGATGCGTCAGTTAGGGCAGCGTGCACGGCTTGCGCCACCACCCTGAAAGTTCATACCAAAGGAGACCACCATGAATACCATTCGTATCCTGACATCCGCTCTCGCGCTGCTCGCCCCTCTGGCCGTCACGGCTCAGGCTCAGACGCAACGGGCAGTCCTGTCCGGTTCGACCCTGGATATGCCCTGGACGGTCTATAGCCCCGGCTTTCTCCAGGGCCTCAACGAGAACTCTGCCAATCTGCGTTTCGCGCCACCCCCGAACAGCCAGGTGCTGGGTGTGAAGTACGACAACCGCACCATTACCCTGGCGTCGCGCTCCATGGCCAGCGTGAGTGCCCTGTATACGCACCATGACAATCAACTGCGTGAACAGGGATTCAAACGCATGTCCGTTGATCTCACGAACAATACTTACCGCGCGGTGTACAGCAGGGCCAACGACACGGTGGAACTGCGGGTGATGAAGTCATCGAGCAACGCCTACCGTGCCATGCTCAACCTGAGCGGAGTTCAAGCCGGTACTCAGGGCAACACATCGCTTCTCCTCAAGGACGGTACCCCAGAACAGCTTGGGTACGTCCTGTACGGCCCGGTGATGATCACGGACCAGTTGCGCAATGACCCGGAGAGAATCCAGCTGTCCGTGCCCGCCGGGGCCATCGTGGATGATGTCAATCAGGAGAACGAGGACTTCACGGTCAAAGTACGCTCTGGCCTGAGTCTCGCGCAGATGAACGAGTTCTACCGCGAGCAGTTCGCCAAGCAGGGCTTCAACCGGATGTCCGGTGGAGTACCGGAACGGGACAAGGTGGCCGCGGTCTATACGCGCGGGCAGAACCGCCTGGAATGGAGTGTCGAGCGTGAAGGGAATGACACCTATGAAATCCTCTTCAACTTTGAAGGCGTTCGAGATGGGAACAGTTGAGTCCCAATTGATTCCCGGGGTTGCTCCGTGGAAACGCGAGGCATCCCCACAAGGAACCCGACTGACGCATGCCAGCTGGCTGAAGACACAGACGTCCGGTGCGGTTCAGGACCACCAGGAGAAACTGCCCTTCCGGATGGCAGTGAGCACGAACCCTTTCCCGTGACCGCAGTGTCACTGCTTAAAACTGCACCTGGGTGTCAGCAGTGACCTTCTCACCATGGATTCAACGGTGCCAGACTGTCCTCTCGCTAAGCAGTTCCTCGTTTCAACCGGAAGCCATCAGGCCTGTGACCCAGGCCCCCGCATCACCAAGGAGACCACCATGCCGCACCTACACCGACTGTCCGAGATCTCCAGCCGCCACAGCCAGGACTTCCAGCAGGCTGGAATGCATAACCCGGTCGGCCAGCCCGCCCACATCAGCGGCGGCCAGACCATTGGCCGGGTCGCCGACGCCCTGGTGGACGATACCCAGGGCCGCATCCGCTACCTGGTGGTCGACCAGGACGGCGGTGACATCAACGGCTCGGCCCTGATCCCGATTGGTCTGGCGCGCATCGAGAACGACGGCGTGTACTTCGATGACCTCACGACCAGCCAGTACTCCAGCCTGCACCGGTACAGCGATCACGAGGAGTACACCTTCGAGCACCAGAGCAGCGATGAACGGGTCCTGCGTGGCGCGACCGGCACGGCAGCGATGACCAGCACCACCACGACCGAGACCACCCAGCACGGCTACAACTACCGCGACGAGGACACCAGCGACCGCCTGTTCAAGACGCCTGAGCGCCTCCAGCTGCTTGAGGAGCGTCTGGTGGTGGACAAGGAGCGGTACCTGGCCGGCAGCGTGCAGATCGGTAAGCACGTTGAAACCCGTCAGGAGAACGTGGCCGTGCAGGTCGAGCACGAGGAAGTGGTAATCGAACGTCACGCGGTGGGTGACGGCCGTCCGGTCGAGGGCAACGTCCATCTGGGCGATAACACCACGGTGCGGGTCGACGTCGAAGCCGAGCGTGCCAACATCGGCAAGCAGGCCTTCGTGACAGAAGAGGTTTCGGTCGGCAAGCGCACCATCACGGAGACGGAAACGCACACGGCCGAAGTGGGCCGGGAAGTGCTTGACGTCGATAAATCCGGGGACGTCAACCTGAACGCGACGCCAGACGATCGCCGCGACCGCTGAGCAGACATTCGCCGCATCAGGGAGGCTGCCTGAAGAGGGGACCGCAAGCGTCAGAAGCGTGAAATTCAGCGCCTGGTCCCTGGAGTGAACGAGCACACCATTCACAACGCCGTCCGAGGCTGGGAAAGCGGTTCCCTGGCCTGGCACTGCCGGATCGGATCTCAACTCAGTATGTTCATGCCTCGGTTCGCAGCCTGCGTATGTTCCCTTACTTGCATCACT includes:
- a CDS encoding DUF1206 domain-containing protein, coding for MKVLARLGYFVKGMVYITLGVLTAKAAILVTIHPPGTRGVLEMIGEDLFGQVTLAITAAGLFGYALWQGFRATVNPERYPRTLKGVAKRLGLLLSAGAYASLTYFATVLVLFDSPDRQNLNAEDDWTEWLLSLPFGQLLVGLGGLVVVAVALNLCYVAYSGMFMKRLELVGGHETQRRLITTIGRLGIAARGLVIGIVGIFFIQAAWDFSPERAGGLREALRAVENGPYGQWLLSFIAVGLVAFGLYELLRSRYRRIPVDT
- a CDS encoding sensor histidine kinase, which gives rise to MPSNVVSIRLRLALWYGILSATALFLMAFFSYALFTRSQYVAQDQVLRLSARHVAAGVLGAGRSYILDTKPDSANIVLRLYNANERLVQATPGAEQVPPASPRATITAPAGPAYDSAAALVPALRANPVQSSRNAFGILMVKGERWRQYVLPLKKEDRLHGFVEALTPLGPLDRAVRDLRNLLFSLGAVSLIAVIGLGGSIAKRALAPVARLTSTAGDIAQSGDLSRRVGPVEHPDELGRLALTFNEMLGSLQASSQVQQRFLADASHELRAPLTIMQGNLELLRLHPDMDPQEKHEMLSDVEKETTRLARLVSDMLLLARRDAGVPFRAAPLDLSRIALEAFRNAQRLAGGQVVQATVAPGVRVCGDPDRLRQLILILLDNALKFTPAGRSVDLIVLEDQNHVLLVVQDEGAGIPAADQAHVFERFYRADPGRGRDPGGTGLGLPIAAWIVEQHGGRIELKSGEGQGTRVEVTLKRET
- a CDS encoding response regulator transcription factor — protein: MQRILVVDDDPGITSMLRRGLAYDGYTVNVAGSGEEALEIARTHPPDLVVLDVMMPNMDGLQVLWRLRAEDPQLCVILLTARDAAEDQVGGLEAGADDYVVKPFTFEILRARIRALLRRSEGGTADVLSFGNIVVDVTKHQVWQGEREVILTAQEFKVLRVFVEQPERVMSKSMLLSQAWDPDYDGDDNIVEVYVKQLRQKLEVNDESRVIHTIRGAGYVLRA
- a CDS encoding DUF2382 domain-containing protein, which encodes MPHLHRLSEISSRHSQDFQQAGMHNPVGQPAHISGGQTIGRVADALVDDTQGRIRYLVVDQDGGDINGSALIPIGLARIENDGVYFDDLTTSQYSSLHRYSDHEEYTFEHQSSDERVLRGATGTAAMTSTTTTETTQHGYNYRDEDTSDRLFKTPERLQLLEERLVVDKERYLAGSVQIGKHVETRQENVAVQVEHEEVVIERHAVGDGRPVEGNVHLGDNTTVRVDVEAERANIGKQAFVTEEVSVGKRTITETETHTAEVGREVLDVDKSGDVNLNATPDDRRDR